The following coding sequences lie in one Arachis ipaensis cultivar K30076 chromosome B03, Araip1.1, whole genome shotgun sequence genomic window:
- the LOC107633338 gene encoding uncharacterized protein LOC107633338: protein MFLNFDPKAAGEKRLLQLNELEEFKTTAYKNAKLYKEKTKLWHDKKIATRIFDPGQKFFLFNSRLKIFPRKLKSRWSRPFLVTKVSPYGHAKIMVENFDRRFTVNGQRLKHYLGGDVEGQKTTHLLT, encoded by the coding sequence ATGTTTCTCAACTTTGATCCCAAGGCTGCGGGAGAAAAGAGACTTCTCCAACTAAATGAGCTTGAAGAATTCAAAACCACAGCTTATAAGAATGCTAAGCTCTACAAGGAGAAGACAAAGCTCTGGCATGATAAGAAGATAGCCACTAGAATATTTGACCCCGGCCAGAAATTCTTTCTTTTTAACTCAAGGCTCAAGATATTCCCaaggaagctgaaatcccggtggtcaagACCTTTTCTGGTCACTAAAGTTTCTCCCTATGGTCATGCAAAAATCATGGTCGAGAACTTCGATAGGAGGTTCACTgttaatggccagaggttgaagcactatcttggtgGCGACGTTGAGGGCCAAAAGACCACTCATCTGCTTACTTAG